One genomic segment of Meleagris gallopavo isolate NT-WF06-2002-E0010 breed Aviagen turkey brand Nicholas breeding stock unplaced genomic scaffold, Turkey_5.1 ChrUn_random_7180001889170, whole genome shotgun sequence includes these proteins:
- the LOC116217698 gene encoding pulmonary surfactant-associated protein C-like, whose protein sequence is GRWSSSPRCPPPTQVLRMTIPRDGEGPPQRLSMSPRERTGTFAVKEGLNATAVVVFDYGKLLVSYRSWQRHACFVTRVDEDGIPGLDAISQHFQHREVSAVPKCPRVIVPISHLHPIPIPIP, encoded by the exons GGGCGGTGGTCGTCGTCACCGCGGTGTCCCCCCCCCACGCAGGTCCTGCGGATGACGATTCCTCGGGATGGGGAGGGTCCCCCCCAGCGCCTCTCCATGAGCCCGCGGGAGCGCACGGGGACGTTCGCGGTGAAGGAGGGACTCAACGCGACCGCGGTGGTGGTGTTTGACTACGGCAAG CTGCTGGTCAGCTACAGATCCTGGCAGCGCCACGCGTGCTTCGTCACCCGCGTGGATGAGGACGGCATTCCGGGGCTGGATGCCATCAGCCAGCACTTCCAGCACCGGGAGGTGAGCGCTGTGCCCAAATGTCCCCGTGTCAttgtccccatatcccatctccaccccatccccatccccatcccac